ATCTTTACTTTCGGTACTGTCGAAGAGTTTTGGAGGTCcgattctttaatttttgttaatttttgagaaattttgttGCGATTCAgtgtagtttattttaattgagtagttgattaaaaaaattaggttagTTTGGTTCGTACGATTGCTAGTGTAGTGTTTAGATAATGTAATTAAAttgcaataattattaaatcAGTTGAATTCTATTTAACTACTGTCTTGTGTTTGAAAAGATTATAGCTGCTAGATTAGAAGAAAATAAGTAGTTTGAAAGGCAATTCGAAAGGTTATAGCTGGATTTATTTTAGGTCCGGACTTAATTTCTAATTCACCTGTAATTTTCGGTACCTTAGATTTAGATAGTttcaacttttctttttctgaTTAATGTGTACATGGTTGCACTTTTAGTTTTAGTGGATTTTTCGTTTTGAAATGCCAGTTTttgtaatattaaaaaagtaattGCTCTTGATTTTCTTGAGTATTCAATAATAACTGTTGCTAAGTATTGACATTTACGAGAAATACTCATATTGGCATCTACTGTTCATTTTACCATGTGTTTGTTGTAAACCTTCTGGAGATTAATTAGGATTTAATAACACCGGTTTCTGAAATGCTTTTGAGATAGGCCTGAAGCTTTgttatgttaaaataattaggGATTTGGCGTCATTTCTTTCTTCTTAAATATAATCCTTATGTTAGTTGGATCATACTTATGATATCACTTTGAAGACACAAATATACTCATCGCCGCTTATAGGTTTCTATGACGAAGAATTTGATCATGTTGCTATTCATGTACTGCGGAACAAGAATCTAATTGTTCGTTTAGGGTAATGATATAGCTTTATCCTACGGCATTCTGATGTTCATAAGCTCATTTGGCTACTCAAATTATGACATTTCAACCAAGCAAATCCTATTGAAATTTATCCAATGTAGATAATGTTTCTGACTGTCACAATTATCAGCAAGTTCTTTTATAATTTCTCTGATGTTGATGTCTTTGACAATGACTAATTTCTTATGTTATATTCAGTATGTACAACAATATACACCATCCTAGCAAGCTGGCTGTGGGAGCTGATTTTCATTGCTTCAAAGATAAAATTGAGCCAAAATGGGAGGACCCTGTTTGTGCTAATGGAGGGAAGTGGACTGTGACTTATTCCAAAGGGAAGTCAGACACTGCTTGGCTGAATACGGTACAATTCTTTATCCTACTTCATGCTATTGATCTACACAACCTTTTACCTGTTGGGGCTTCTTATATTTCCATTTACTCCTGTTAGTTGCTAGCTATGATTGGAGAGCAGTTTGATCATGGTGATGAAATCTGTGGAGCTGTTGTCAATGTCAGAGCTAGGCAGGAAAAGATAGCCATTTGGACCAAGAATGCATCAAATGAAGCTGCTCAGGTACTCTGCTTTTTGagaaacattttaattaatatctATATCTATGGACATCTATTCGTCATGTAAATACAGCACCAGTACTTGTTTAGTTTATTTCTTTTTTGGACAAGCGCAGTTCCATACATCTCTTTTCGACTATATTTATTAGAGACCTCATAACCGTCAAAATCATTGATTTAAAAGTTGCTTGaagttttgtttaattattaggATTCTTTTACAACATTTTGTGGTTTACTCGAGTACTGAACCATGTTAAGATGAAATTTGTGGTATTCTAATTCGTCGCTTGTCAGCATATgcattttaaagtttaattgaaataaaatagatGCATCATCACTTGTGCATTTTAGTTGATAAATATGACATCTAAAAGTATCCTTATACTCCCTACATCCCGaattgataggcagtttaggaCATCTCTAGGTAAAATGaataaagttataataaaatatcattCACCTACTCTTGTTTAATGTAGTAATAACTTGtctttttgtatcttttgttcTCTTTCTAATACATTCCACTATAATAAATGAGGGTACATATGACAATTTctcattaaagtaataattaagTGCCTATAACTTGAGACAAAGAAACTTGAAATAGTGGCtatcaatgtgtattttctaGAATTGGCATGAGATTGATGCATTTAATTTGTGTTAGTATTAATTGGGCAACTAGTTACATGTTGAACCATGGCAAGAAAACGTTTGTTATGAATACCGTGAAGTCAGACATGTTCTGATCTATTTAGATCTCTTGCAGCTGAGCCTCGGAAAACAATGGAAGGAGCTCCTTGATTATAATGGTTCTATCGGGTTTATATTCCATGTAAGTTTTGGTGTATATTATCAATCATTTTACTT
This window of the Mercurialis annua linkage group LG5, ddMerAnnu1.2, whole genome shotgun sequence genome carries:
- the LOC126683280 gene encoding eukaryotic translation initiation factor 4E-2, encoding MAAEDTLTSEETPNPNPNPKEELIDEELEEGEIIGGEAESSAAEKKSLATEQHPLEHRWTFWFDNPSAKSKQATWGSSMRPIFTFGTVEEFWSMYNNIHHPSKLAVGADFHCFKDKIEPKWEDPVCANGGKWTVTYSKGKSDTAWLNTLLAMIGEQFDHGDEICGAVVNVRARQEKIAIWTKNASNEAAQLSLGKQWKELLDYNGSIGFIFHDDAKKLDRSAPNRYTI